The following are encoded together in the Lepidochelys kempii isolate rLepKem1 chromosome 7, rLepKem1.hap2, whole genome shotgun sequence genome:
- the CDC42BPG gene encoding serine/threonine-protein kinase MRCK gamma isoform X3 encodes MCSPVERRLAGLRELLQGPGLESLLDVLLCLYRECSGAPLRRERSVQQFLAWATPFVTKVKEMCLRREDFEILKVIGRGAFGEVAVVRLRNSEKVYAMKILHKWEMLKRAETACFREERDVLVKGDRQWITALHYAFQDEQYLYLVMDYYVGGDLLTLLSKFEDRLPEDMACFYLAEMVLAIHSIHQLQYVHRDIKPDNVLIDMNGHIRLADFGSCLRLRPDGTVESAVAVGTPDYISPEILQAMEDGKGKYGPECDWWSLGVCMYELLFGETPFYAESLVETYGKIMDHEDHLQFPTDITDVSEPAKDLIRGLLCHQELRLGQNGIEDFKRHPFFEGIDWDNIRASTPPYVPEVNSPADTSNFDVDDDTLKELETLPPVSHSAFTGHHLPFVGFTFTSGCPVSEQKPPSPSTSPAVARLEKKIRNLEREKMELARKLQESQSEAEDTIKQRLEGEASGQVKILEKQLKSLRQERDEARKELSEAQELLKAQGQELQELLARQKQTAEELRCAEAKCGDLQAQLLRHVRQLRERQEETEAAARRVDGLRKELARVESGRKELESRVKGLSSEVSKQQKLKERSEQQARKMRQELEGLKAKHGTASLDPAGPNHTKDPTLPRGDLQPKGEQRSLHEPLQQRESQQWAPQAELAPLQGKLEKARKESLREHEELTDQNERERTWLQEENSKFAQEKERLLGQVDKLNTANRQLEQELRSLEDRRETVTNWEAQISDILKWVSDEKESRGYLQALATRMTEELESLKHISTQTSGARTPDNHWKARRLQKMEASAKLELQSALEAEIRAKQGVQEELTEMKAAHLATERKLQEAEVQNRALQLELEKLKEELKVMSVEGTKQQGPLIPFLSFWSTEKDAISFGSSPDTQENRRSAEEAQLRPEGRRSLRANPAQSKPPAQVAVAAEGSSSGALKPKSHSFKMRSFTVPTKCMRCTALMVGLLRQGYACEACNYVCHVSCAEGTAICPTPPEQLRKTMGVNPVTGTGTAFEGYLSVPKPAGVKKGWQRAFALVSDFKLFLYDVPEGRGSLCGVNVMQVVDMRDEQFSVTSVLASDVIHASNKDVPCIFRITASQLAAPPSTSSLLLLADSEAEMKQWVQVLVELHRILQENRHHDRSVYILKEAYDNGLPLISQALSAAIIDRERIALGTEEGLFVIHLHTNEVLQLGDCRRVQLLLISPKAQVLSVLCGKNHSVRLFSWVELETPESPGTKIAETKNCQTMVSGLICRGTTSVLCVASKRQVQCYQLTPSRPHSRRIKEIQAQGYVQCLDIMGDRLCIGHPSGFSLYPLLNEGAPIHLPHPEDPRGVAVAQMEALRAVEVSLSELILCFSGLGLYVDGQGRRTRQQELMWPATPLSCCYSAPYLSVFSENALDVFDVRKAEWIQTVPLKKVRSLNCEGSLCTYGSEKVRLTYLRNKSADQDEFSVPETTDNTRRQLVRTKNKRKFSFRISAEERQQQRRHRKRKDRSHRTSYVGAASPRPGPHRPRAATPPWGTLHLRSVNRAAPSLMTPSPPHRACSQALTC; translated from the exons CCACCCCGTTCGTCACCAAGGTGAAGGAGATGTGCCTGCGCCGGGAGGACTTTGAGATTCTGAAGGTCATCGGGCGAGGGGCCTTTGGCGAG GTGGCAGTGGTGAGGCTGCGGAACAGCGAGAAGGTTTATGCCATGAAGATACTGCACAAGTGGGAGATGCTGAAGAGAGCGGAG ACAGCCTGCTTCCGGGAGGAGAGGGACGTACTGGTGAAAGGGGACAGGCAGTGGATCACTGCCCTGCACTACGCCTTCCAGGATGAGCAGTACCTG TATCTAGTGATGGATTACTACGTGGGTGGGGATCTGCTGACCTTGCTGAGCAAGTTCGAGGACCGGCTACCCGAGGACATGGCCTGCTTCTACCTGGCCGAGATGGTCCTGGCCATTCACTCCATCCACCAGCTGCAATACGTGCACAG ggACATCAAGCCAGATAATGTCCTGATTGACATGAATGGACACATCCGCTTGGCTGACTTTGGCTCCTGTCTTCGACTGCGACCAGATGGGACG GTGGAGTCTGCAGTGGCAGTGGGGACCCCTGACTACATCTCCCCTGAGATCCTGCAGGCCATGGAGGACGGGAAGGGGAAGTACGGCCCTGAGTGCGACTGGTGGTCCCTGGGCGTCTGCATGTATGAACTGCTCTTCGGGGAGACACCCTTCTATGCTGAGTCCCTGGTGGAGACCTATGGCAAGATCATGGACCATGAG GACCACCTGCAGTTCCCCACAGACATCACGGACGTGTCGGAGCCAGCCAAGGACCTGATACGGGGGCTGCTGTGCCACCAGGAGCTGCGACTGGGCCAGAACGGCATTGAGGACTTCAAGCGGCACCCCTTCTTTGAAGGCATCGACTGGGACAACATCCGAGCCAGCACGCCCCCCTACGTGCCTGAGGTCAACAGCCCCGCAGACACCTCCAACTTTGACGTGGACGACGACACACTCAAGGAGTTG GAGACACTGCCCCCTGTTTCTCACAGTGCGTTCACTGGCCACCATCTTCCCTTTGTGGGGTTCACCTTCACCTCTGGCTG CCCCGTCTCTGAGCAGAAGCCCCCATCCCCTTCCACATCCCCTGCCGTGGCCCGGCTGGAGAAGAAGATCCGGAACCTGGAGCGGGAGAAGATGGAGCTGGCCCGGAAACTTCAAG AGAGCCAGTCAGAAGCCGAAGACACGATAAAGCAGCGGCTGGAGGGGGAGGCGTCTGGGCAGGTGAAAATCCTGGAGAAGCAACTGAAATCGCTCAGACAGGAGAGGGACGAGGCCCGTAAG GAACTGTCGGAGGCCCAGGAGCTGCTGAAGGCCcagggccaggagctgcaggagctccTGGCCAGGCAGAAGCAAACAGCAGAGGAGCTGCGCTGCGCTGAGGCCAAGTGCGGGGACCTGCAGGCCCAGCTACTCCGGCATGTGCGCCAGCTGCGGGAACGGCAGGAGGAGACCGAGGCAGCTGCCCGGCGTGTGGACGGCCTGCGCAAGGAGCTGGCACGGGTGGAAAGTGGGCGCAAGGAG ctggagTCTCGGGTCAAAGGTCTCTCCAGCGAAGTGTCCAAGCAGCAGAAGCTGAAGGAGAGAAGTGAGCAGCAGGCGAGGAAGATGAGGCAGGAGCTGGAGGGGCTGaag gcgAAGCATGGCACAGCCTCTCTGGATCCTGCCGGCCCCAACCACACCAAGGACCCCACGCTCCCGCGAGGGGACCTGCAGCCCAAGGGGGAGCAGAGGAGCCTTCATGAGCCACTGCAGCAGAGGGAGAGCCAGCAGTGGGCTCCACAGGCTGAGCTTGCCCCGCTGCAGGGAAAACTGGAGAAAGCCAGGAAGGAGAG TTTAAGGGAACACGAGGAGCTGACGGACCAGAACGAACGGGAGAGGACTTGGCTGCAGGAAGAGAACAGTAAATTCgcccaggaaaaggagagg cTCCTAGGCCAGGTGGATAAGCTAAATACGGCCaacaggcagctggagcaggagcTGCGCTCACTGGAGGACCGGAGAGAAACAGTCACTAACTGGGAGGCCCAGATCTCTGACATCCTGAAGTG gGTCAGTGATGAGAAGGAGTCCAGGGGCTATCTCCAGGCTCTGGCCACTCGCATGACCGAGGAGCTGGAATCCCTGAAACACATCAGCACACAAACGTCAGGTGCCCGGACCCCG GACAATCACTGGAAGGCCAGGCGCCTGCAGAAGATGGAGGCCTCGGCCAAGCTGGAGCTGCAGTCAGCGCTGGAAGCTGAGATCCGGGCCAAGCAGGGTGTCCAGGAGGAGCTGACTGAGATGAAGGCTGCACACCTGGCCACCGAGCG GAAATTGCAAGAAGCCGAGGTGCAGAACCGGgccctgcagctggagctggAGAAGCTGAAGGAGGAGCTGAAGGTCATGTCTGTGGAGG GCACAAAACAACAGGGGCCACTAATTCCCTTCCTATCATTCTGGAGTACAGAG AAGGATGCGATCAGTTTTGGGAGCTCCCCAGACACTCAGGAGAATCGGAGATCGGCCGAGGAGGCCCAGCTGCGCCCAGAAGGGAGGAGAAGCCTCCGAGCCAAC CCGGCTCAGTCCAAACCCCCAGCACAGGTAGCTGTTGCTGCAGAAGGAAGCAGCTCAGGTGCACTCAAG CCAAAGTCTCACAGCTTCAAGATGCGGAGCTTCACCGTGCCCACCAAATGCATGCGCTGCACCGCGCTCATGGTGGGGCTGCTGCGCCAAGGCTACGCCTGTGAGG CTTGTAACTATGTCTGCCATGTGTCCTGCGCTGAGGGCACAGCCATCTGTCCCACACCTCCCGAACAGCTGCGGAAAACCATGGGGGTCAACCCCGTTACTGGGACAGGCACAGCATTTGAGGGATATCTGTCG GTGCCGAAGCCAGCGGGGGTGAAGAAGGGCTGGCAGAGGGCATTCGCCTTAGTCAGCGACTTCAAGCTCTTTCTTTATGACGTGCCAGAAGGCCGGGGCTCCCTGTGCGGCGTTAACGTCATGCAGGTCGTGGATATGAg GGACGAACAGTTCTCGGTGACTTCGGTTCTGGCCTCAGACGTCATCCACGCCAGCAACAAGGATGTGCCCTGCATATTCCGG ATTACAGCCTCCCAGTTGGCCGcgccccccagcaccagctccctgctgctccttgCTGACAGTGAGGCCGAGATGAAGCAGTGGGTGCAGGTGCTGGTGGAGCTGCACCGGATCCTGCAAGAGAACCGGCACCACGACCGCTCCGTCTATATCCTCAAGGAAGCCTATGACAACGGCCTGCCGCTCATATCACAGGCCCTCTCCGCTGCTATCATTG ACCGGGAGCGGATCGCGCTGGGAACTGAAGAGGGGCTGTTTGTGATTCACCTGCACACCAACG AGGTGCTCCAGCTGGGCGACTGCCGGCGGGTCCAGCTGCTCCTGATCTCCCCCAAGGCCCAGGTGCTCTCGGTCCTGTGCGGCAAGAACCACAGCGTGCGCCTCTTCTCCTGGGTCGAGCTGGAGACGCCAGAGTCCCCGGGGACCAAGATCGCCGAGACCAAGAACTGCCAGACCATGGTGTCGGGGCTGATCTGCCGGGGAACCACCTCTGTGCTGTGCGTGGCCTCCAAGCGCCAGGTGCAGTGCTACCAGCTCACCCCCTCCCGGCCCCACTCCCGGCGCATCAAGGAGATCCAGGCCCAGGGCTACGTGCAGTGCTTGGACATCATGGGCGACCGGCTCTGCATAGGCCACCCCTCGGGCTTCTCCCTCTACCCCCTGCTGAACGAGGGGGCGCCCATCCACCTGCCCCACCCCGAGGACCCCCGTGGAGTGGCCGTGGCCCAGATGGAGGCCCTGCGGGCCGTGGAGGTCAGCCTCAGTGAGCTGATCTTGTGCTTCAGTGGGCTGGGGCTCTACGTGGATGGGCAGGGCCGGAGGACACGGCAGCAGGAGCTGATGTGGCCGGCGACCCCCCTGAGCTGCT GCTACAGTGCCCCCTACCTGAGTGTGTTCAGTGAGAACGCCCTGGATGTGTTTGATGTGCGGAAGGCTGAATGGATACAGACAGTCCCTCTGAAGAAG GTGCGGTCCCTGAACTGCGAGGGCTCCCTCTGCACCTACGGCAGCGAGAAGGTGCGCCTGACCTATCTCAGGAACAAGTCTGCAG ACCAGGATGAATTCAGTGTTCCCGAGACCACAGACAACACCCGGCGGCAGCTGGTGAGGACCAAGAACAAGCGGAAATTCTCCTTCCGTATATCAGCAGAGGAGCGGCAGCAGCAGAGGAG GCACAGGAAGAGAAAAGACAGGAGTCACAGGACAAGCTACGTCGGCGCAGCTTCCCCAAGACCCGGCCCCCATCGTCCTCGGGCAGCGACACCGCCCTGGGGGACTCTGCATCTG CGAAGCGTAAATCGGGCAGCTCCATCTCTGATGACTCCTTCACCTCCCCACAGGGCCTGTTCACAGGCACTGACATGCTGA
- the CDC42BPG gene encoding serine/threonine-protein kinase MRCK gamma isoform X1 translates to MCSPVERRLAGLRELLQGPGLESLLDVLLCLYRECSGAPLRRERSVQQFLAWATPFVTKVKEMCLRREDFEILKVIGRGAFGEVAVVRLRNSEKVYAMKILHKWEMLKRAETACFREERDVLVKGDRQWITALHYAFQDEQYLYLVMDYYVGGDLLTLLSKFEDRLPEDMACFYLAEMVLAIHSIHQLQYVHRDIKPDNVLIDMNGHIRLADFGSCLRLRPDGTVESAVAVGTPDYISPEILQAMEDGKGKYGPECDWWSLGVCMYELLFGETPFYAESLVETYGKIMDHEDHLQFPTDITDVSEPAKDLIRGLLCHQELRLGQNGIEDFKRHPFFEGIDWDNIRASTPPYVPEVNSPADTSNFDVDDDTLKELETLPPVSHSAFTGHHLPFVGFTFTSGCPVSEQKPPSPSTSPAVARLEKKIRNLEREKMELARKLQESQSEAEDTIKQRLEGEASGQVKILEKQLKSLRQERDEARKELSEAQELLKAQGQELQELLARQKQTAEELRCAEAKCGDLQAQLLRHVRQLRERQEETEAAARRVDGLRKELARVESGRKELESRVKGLSSEVSKQQKLKERSEQQARKMRQELEGLKAKHGTASLDPAGPNHTKDPTLPRGDLQPKGEQRSLHEPLQQRESQQWAPQAELAPLQGKLEKARKESLREHEELTDQNERERTWLQEENSKFAQEKERLLGQVDKLNTANRQLEQELRSLEDRRETVTNWEAQISDILKWVSDEKESRGYLQALATRMTEELESLKHISTQTSGARTPDNHWKARRLQKMEASAKLELQSALEAEIRAKQGVQEELTEMKAAHLATERKLQEAEVQNRALQLELEKLKEELKVMSVEGTKQQGPLIPFLSFWSTEKDAISFGSSPDTQENRRSAEEAQLRPEGRRSLRANPAQSKPPAQVAVAAEGSSSGALKPKSHSFKMRSFTVPTKCMRCTALMVGLLRQGYACEACNYVCHVSCAEGTAICPTPPEQLRKTMGVNPVTGTGTAFEGYLSVPKPAGVKKGWQRAFALVSDFKLFLYDVPEGRGSLCGVNVMQVVDMRDEQFSVTSVLASDVIHASNKDVPCIFRITASQLAAPPSTSSLLLLADSEAEMKQWVQVLVELHRILQENRHHDRSVYILKEAYDNGLPLISQALSAAIIDRERIALGTEEGLFVIHLHTNEVLQLGDCRRVQLLLISPKAQVLSVLCGKNHSVRLFSWVELETPESPGTKIAETKNCQTMVSGLICRGTTSVLCVASKRQVQCYQLTPSRPHSRRIKEIQAQGYVQCLDIMGDRLCIGHPSGFSLYPLLNEGAPIHLPHPEDPRGVAVAQMEALRAVEVSLSELILCFSGLGLYVDGQGRRTRQQELMWPATPLSCCYSAPYLSVFSENALDVFDVRKAEWIQTVPLKKVRSLNCEGSLCTYGSEKVRLTYLRNKSADQDEFSVPETTDNTRRQLVRTKNKRKFSFRISAEERQQQRREMMRDPSVRSKLISGPTNFNHLVHVGPGDGQHRLQDLPTAQEEKRQESQDKLRRRSFPKTRPPSSSGSDTALGDSASAKRKSGSSISDDSFTSPQGLFTGTDMLTEISDQTRSLHLSFSSSHGSSSS, encoded by the exons CCACCCCGTTCGTCACCAAGGTGAAGGAGATGTGCCTGCGCCGGGAGGACTTTGAGATTCTGAAGGTCATCGGGCGAGGGGCCTTTGGCGAG GTGGCAGTGGTGAGGCTGCGGAACAGCGAGAAGGTTTATGCCATGAAGATACTGCACAAGTGGGAGATGCTGAAGAGAGCGGAG ACAGCCTGCTTCCGGGAGGAGAGGGACGTACTGGTGAAAGGGGACAGGCAGTGGATCACTGCCCTGCACTACGCCTTCCAGGATGAGCAGTACCTG TATCTAGTGATGGATTACTACGTGGGTGGGGATCTGCTGACCTTGCTGAGCAAGTTCGAGGACCGGCTACCCGAGGACATGGCCTGCTTCTACCTGGCCGAGATGGTCCTGGCCATTCACTCCATCCACCAGCTGCAATACGTGCACAG ggACATCAAGCCAGATAATGTCCTGATTGACATGAATGGACACATCCGCTTGGCTGACTTTGGCTCCTGTCTTCGACTGCGACCAGATGGGACG GTGGAGTCTGCAGTGGCAGTGGGGACCCCTGACTACATCTCCCCTGAGATCCTGCAGGCCATGGAGGACGGGAAGGGGAAGTACGGCCCTGAGTGCGACTGGTGGTCCCTGGGCGTCTGCATGTATGAACTGCTCTTCGGGGAGACACCCTTCTATGCTGAGTCCCTGGTGGAGACCTATGGCAAGATCATGGACCATGAG GACCACCTGCAGTTCCCCACAGACATCACGGACGTGTCGGAGCCAGCCAAGGACCTGATACGGGGGCTGCTGTGCCACCAGGAGCTGCGACTGGGCCAGAACGGCATTGAGGACTTCAAGCGGCACCCCTTCTTTGAAGGCATCGACTGGGACAACATCCGAGCCAGCACGCCCCCCTACGTGCCTGAGGTCAACAGCCCCGCAGACACCTCCAACTTTGACGTGGACGACGACACACTCAAGGAGTTG GAGACACTGCCCCCTGTTTCTCACAGTGCGTTCACTGGCCACCATCTTCCCTTTGTGGGGTTCACCTTCACCTCTGGCTG CCCCGTCTCTGAGCAGAAGCCCCCATCCCCTTCCACATCCCCTGCCGTGGCCCGGCTGGAGAAGAAGATCCGGAACCTGGAGCGGGAGAAGATGGAGCTGGCCCGGAAACTTCAAG AGAGCCAGTCAGAAGCCGAAGACACGATAAAGCAGCGGCTGGAGGGGGAGGCGTCTGGGCAGGTGAAAATCCTGGAGAAGCAACTGAAATCGCTCAGACAGGAGAGGGACGAGGCCCGTAAG GAACTGTCGGAGGCCCAGGAGCTGCTGAAGGCCcagggccaggagctgcaggagctccTGGCCAGGCAGAAGCAAACAGCAGAGGAGCTGCGCTGCGCTGAGGCCAAGTGCGGGGACCTGCAGGCCCAGCTACTCCGGCATGTGCGCCAGCTGCGGGAACGGCAGGAGGAGACCGAGGCAGCTGCCCGGCGTGTGGACGGCCTGCGCAAGGAGCTGGCACGGGTGGAAAGTGGGCGCAAGGAG ctggagTCTCGGGTCAAAGGTCTCTCCAGCGAAGTGTCCAAGCAGCAGAAGCTGAAGGAGAGAAGTGAGCAGCAGGCGAGGAAGATGAGGCAGGAGCTGGAGGGGCTGaag gcgAAGCATGGCACAGCCTCTCTGGATCCTGCCGGCCCCAACCACACCAAGGACCCCACGCTCCCGCGAGGGGACCTGCAGCCCAAGGGGGAGCAGAGGAGCCTTCATGAGCCACTGCAGCAGAGGGAGAGCCAGCAGTGGGCTCCACAGGCTGAGCTTGCCCCGCTGCAGGGAAAACTGGAGAAAGCCAGGAAGGAGAG TTTAAGGGAACACGAGGAGCTGACGGACCAGAACGAACGGGAGAGGACTTGGCTGCAGGAAGAGAACAGTAAATTCgcccaggaaaaggagagg cTCCTAGGCCAGGTGGATAAGCTAAATACGGCCaacaggcagctggagcaggagcTGCGCTCACTGGAGGACCGGAGAGAAACAGTCACTAACTGGGAGGCCCAGATCTCTGACATCCTGAAGTG gGTCAGTGATGAGAAGGAGTCCAGGGGCTATCTCCAGGCTCTGGCCACTCGCATGACCGAGGAGCTGGAATCCCTGAAACACATCAGCACACAAACGTCAGGTGCCCGGACCCCG GACAATCACTGGAAGGCCAGGCGCCTGCAGAAGATGGAGGCCTCGGCCAAGCTGGAGCTGCAGTCAGCGCTGGAAGCTGAGATCCGGGCCAAGCAGGGTGTCCAGGAGGAGCTGACTGAGATGAAGGCTGCACACCTGGCCACCGAGCG GAAATTGCAAGAAGCCGAGGTGCAGAACCGGgccctgcagctggagctggAGAAGCTGAAGGAGGAGCTGAAGGTCATGTCTGTGGAGG GCACAAAACAACAGGGGCCACTAATTCCCTTCCTATCATTCTGGAGTACAGAG AAGGATGCGATCAGTTTTGGGAGCTCCCCAGACACTCAGGAGAATCGGAGATCGGCCGAGGAGGCCCAGCTGCGCCCAGAAGGGAGGAGAAGCCTCCGAGCCAAC CCGGCTCAGTCCAAACCCCCAGCACAGGTAGCTGTTGCTGCAGAAGGAAGCAGCTCAGGTGCACTCAAG CCAAAGTCTCACAGCTTCAAGATGCGGAGCTTCACCGTGCCCACCAAATGCATGCGCTGCACCGCGCTCATGGTGGGGCTGCTGCGCCAAGGCTACGCCTGTGAGG CTTGTAACTATGTCTGCCATGTGTCCTGCGCTGAGGGCACAGCCATCTGTCCCACACCTCCCGAACAGCTGCGGAAAACCATGGGGGTCAACCCCGTTACTGGGACAGGCACAGCATTTGAGGGATATCTGTCG GTGCCGAAGCCAGCGGGGGTGAAGAAGGGCTGGCAGAGGGCATTCGCCTTAGTCAGCGACTTCAAGCTCTTTCTTTATGACGTGCCAGAAGGCCGGGGCTCCCTGTGCGGCGTTAACGTCATGCAGGTCGTGGATATGAg GGACGAACAGTTCTCGGTGACTTCGGTTCTGGCCTCAGACGTCATCCACGCCAGCAACAAGGATGTGCCCTGCATATTCCGG ATTACAGCCTCCCAGTTGGCCGcgccccccagcaccagctccctgctgctccttgCTGACAGTGAGGCCGAGATGAAGCAGTGGGTGCAGGTGCTGGTGGAGCTGCACCGGATCCTGCAAGAGAACCGGCACCACGACCGCTCCGTCTATATCCTCAAGGAAGCCTATGACAACGGCCTGCCGCTCATATCACAGGCCCTCTCCGCTGCTATCATTG ACCGGGAGCGGATCGCGCTGGGAACTGAAGAGGGGCTGTTTGTGATTCACCTGCACACCAACG AGGTGCTCCAGCTGGGCGACTGCCGGCGGGTCCAGCTGCTCCTGATCTCCCCCAAGGCCCAGGTGCTCTCGGTCCTGTGCGGCAAGAACCACAGCGTGCGCCTCTTCTCCTGGGTCGAGCTGGAGACGCCAGAGTCCCCGGGGACCAAGATCGCCGAGACCAAGAACTGCCAGACCATGGTGTCGGGGCTGATCTGCCGGGGAACCACCTCTGTGCTGTGCGTGGCCTCCAAGCGCCAGGTGCAGTGCTACCAGCTCACCCCCTCCCGGCCCCACTCCCGGCGCATCAAGGAGATCCAGGCCCAGGGCTACGTGCAGTGCTTGGACATCATGGGCGACCGGCTCTGCATAGGCCACCCCTCGGGCTTCTCCCTCTACCCCCTGCTGAACGAGGGGGCGCCCATCCACCTGCCCCACCCCGAGGACCCCCGTGGAGTGGCCGTGGCCCAGATGGAGGCCCTGCGGGCCGTGGAGGTCAGCCTCAGTGAGCTGATCTTGTGCTTCAGTGGGCTGGGGCTCTACGTGGATGGGCAGGGCCGGAGGACACGGCAGCAGGAGCTGATGTGGCCGGCGACCCCCCTGAGCTGCT GCTACAGTGCCCCCTACCTGAGTGTGTTCAGTGAGAACGCCCTGGATGTGTTTGATGTGCGGAAGGCTGAATGGATACAGACAGTCCCTCTGAAGAAG GTGCGGTCCCTGAACTGCGAGGGCTCCCTCTGCACCTACGGCAGCGAGAAGGTGCGCCTGACCTATCTCAGGAACAAGTCTGCAG ACCAGGATGAATTCAGTGTTCCCGAGACCACAGACAACACCCGGCGGCAGCTGGTGAGGACCAAGAACAAGCGGAAATTCTCCTTCCGTATATCAGCAGAGGAGCGGCAGCAGCAGAGGAG GGAGATGATGCGCGACCCCAGTGTGAGGTCAAAACTCATTTCCGGCCCAACCAACTTCAACCACCTGGTGCACGTGGGGCCGGGTGATGGGCAGCACCGGCTGCAGGACCTGCCCACA GCACAGGAAGAGAAAAGACAGGAGTCACAGGACAAGCTACGTCGGCGCAGCTTCCCCAAGACCCGGCCCCCATCGTCCTCGGGCAGCGACACCGCCCTGGGGGACTCTGCATCTG CGAAGCGTAAATCGGGCAGCTCCATCTCTGATGACTCCTTCACCTCCCCACAGGGCCTGTTCACAGGCACTGACATGCTGACGGAG ATCTCGGATCAGACCCGCAGCCTCCACCTCTCCTTCAGCTCCAGCCACGGGAGCTCCAGTTCTTAA